Proteins encoded by one window of Halomonas sp. Bachu 37:
- a CDS encoding DEAD/DEAH box helicase gives MTSTSVASPSFGDLALLPAVLSAVEAQGYETPSPIQAQTIPALLEGRDMLGQAQTGTGKTAAFALPLLSRLDVQRREPQVLVLAPTRELAQQVAVSFSKYGQNMQGLEVATLCGGQEYREQLGALKRGAQVVVGTPGRVIDHLDRGSLKLDGLSALVLDEADEMLRMGFIDDVKRVVADTPKTAQRVFFSATLPAEIERIVNRYLVDPVKVAIEAKIGTAASIEQRVVRVDGGAKLEALSRILEVEPVDGAIVFVRTRAACTTLVEQLTARGVNAAGLSGDLDQSLRERTITRLKRGKVDVLIATDVAARGLDVPRITHVINYDLPQDAEAYTHRIGRTGRAGRTGVAITFAGFREGRKVGWLEQASGQKMSEMPLPDEAAIRAHRDDIFHQRVIAAVTKGADEQRALVERLVEEGHDPIELACAFSAMARADEAPIGRLQAPRKERTERGSPRDGKAPRRERGPSEGMTRYRVSVGHKDGVKPGQLVGALANEGGIEGARIGRIDIRNAFSVVELPSGLPSTILAKMARAKVAGRPLEISEDSAPAERAPRRRRDEGDAPIRRRERA, from the coding sequence ATGACCTCGACTTCCGTCGCCTCGCCGAGCTTCGGCGATCTGGCTTTGTTGCCTGCCGTTCTGTCCGCTGTTGAAGCACAGGGCTATGAAACCCCGTCACCCATCCAAGCGCAAACCATCCCTGCGCTGCTGGAAGGTCGCGATATGCTGGGCCAGGCCCAGACGGGTACCGGCAAGACAGCCGCATTTGCATTACCGTTATTGTCACGGCTCGATGTTCAGCGTCGCGAGCCGCAAGTTCTAGTGCTGGCTCCGACACGTGAGCTGGCGCAACAGGTTGCCGTCTCTTTCAGCAAGTATGGTCAGAACATGCAGGGCCTGGAAGTGGCCACGTTGTGTGGCGGTCAGGAATACCGCGAACAGCTCGGCGCCTTGAAGCGCGGCGCGCAAGTGGTAGTGGGCACCCCCGGCCGGGTGATCGATCACCTGGATCGCGGTAGCCTCAAGCTGGATGGACTTTCCGCCCTGGTGCTGGACGAAGCTGACGAGATGCTGCGCATGGGCTTCATCGATGACGTCAAGCGGGTTGTCGCCGATACTCCCAAAACCGCTCAGCGTGTCTTCTTCTCCGCTACGCTGCCGGCGGAAATCGAGCGTATCGTCAACCGGTACCTGGTCGATCCGGTGAAAGTGGCGATCGAAGCGAAAATCGGTACCGCCGCCAGCATCGAGCAGCGCGTGGTACGTGTCGATGGTGGCGCCAAGCTGGAAGCGCTGTCGCGTATCCTGGAAGTGGAACCGGTCGATGGCGCCATCGTCTTCGTGCGTACCCGGGCGGCCTGTACCACCCTGGTGGAGCAGTTGACCGCACGTGGCGTGAATGCTGCCGGTCTCTCCGGTGATCTTGACCAGAGCCTGCGTGAGCGCACCATTACTCGTCTAAAGCGCGGCAAGGTGGATGTACTGATCGCCACCGACGTCGCCGCGCGTGGTCTCGACGTACCGCGCATCACCCACGTCATCAATTATGACCTGCCCCAGGACGCCGAAGCCTATACGCACCGCATCGGCCGTACCGGCCGTGCAGGACGTACCGGTGTCGCCATTACGTTTGCCGGCTTCCGCGAAGGCCGCAAGGTGGGCTGGCTGGAGCAAGCCAGCGGCCAGAAGATGAGCGAAATGCCGCTTCCCGACGAAGCTGCCATTCGCGCGCATCGTGACGATATTTTCCATCAGCGGGTCATCGCCGCCGTCACCAAGGGTGCCGATGAGCAGCGTGCGCTGGTCGAGCGTCTGGTGGAAGAGGGTCACGACCCGATCGAACTGGCGTGCGCCTTCTCCGCCATGGCGCGTGCCGACGAAGCCCCCATCGGTCGCCTGCAGGCGCCCCGCAAGGAGCGTACCGAACGCGGTTCACCGCGCGATGGCAAGGCGCCGCGCCGTGAGCGTGGGCCAAGCGAAGGTATGACTCGCTATCGCGTGTCGGTGGGCCACAAGGACGGCGTCAAACCGGGCCAGCTGGTCGGCGCACTGGCTAACGAAGGCGGTATCGAAGGTGCCCGTATCGGGCGTATCGATATTCGCAACGCCTTCTCCGTGGTCGAGCTGCCGAGCGGCCTGCCGTCCACGATCCTGGCCAAGATGGCTCGCGCCAAGGTGGCGGGCCGTCCGCTGGAAATCAGCGAAGACAGCGCACCGGCTGAGCGCGCTCCGCGCCGCCGCCGCGACGAGGGTGATGCCCCGATTCGCCGTCGCGAACGCGCCTAA
- a CDS encoding peptidoglycan DD-metalloendopeptidase family protein, protein MLRILHSLPRTHKLLLLPVATMVTVLGTQKLITTYHDLNSPSAPMESVLVPLPHDSHPGVPSLSQDKTPVADAIDRASRAIDATREHIPLADLAATEIVELDEIVELDEIVELDKVVDLDNIIDLDLIASAQAQDADQPPPAELNDGALHMAVVVGTLGSGMLDTQSVVVDATSYEDYATELDVFDDISFLGLELAAEEAFVPEWKTHIIESGETFALLAQNQLGLGYSEVMALLDKLPDANMLTRWRVGHSFDYQLDEQGRLLSLRMMKNTREGILVEREENQYAVTGIERQGEPVQRLYAGSVSGSFARSAQATGLSSGAVTELTRLLEKKLDFRRDSRRGDRFQVLVESDMIEGETLDSRVLAVEYIGSRMQLTVVRNSTDNNFYTPEGHSLDPSFARHPFEGSYRLSSHFNPTRKHPVTGRVSPHNGTDFAMPIGTAITAPANGRVERVGNHHAAGRYIVIRHDNGYRTRYLHLSKPLVKRGDRVAMGERIALSGNTGRSTGPHLHYEVIVNNTPVNAMKVELPENSSLRGDSLVAFRTQAEPILAVLESGETGPISVAATQQAEPDDEG, encoded by the coding sequence ATGTTGCGAATCCTCCATTCGCTGCCCCGCACGCATAAATTATTATTGTTACCGGTGGCCACCATGGTCACAGTGCTGGGCACACAAAAATTAATCACCACCTATCACGACCTGAATTCCCCCAGCGCCCCGATGGAGAGCGTTCTCGTCCCGCTCCCCCATGACTCCCACCCCGGCGTACCCTCATTAAGTCAAGACAAGACGCCCGTTGCCGATGCGATCGATCGCGCATCGCGGGCTATTGATGCCACTCGTGAACATATTCCTCTCGCCGACCTGGCCGCCACGGAAATCGTAGAGCTGGATGAAATCGTAGAGCTGGATGAAATCGTAGAGCTGGATAAAGTCGTCGATCTGGATAACATTATCGACCTGGATCTCATTGCCAGCGCCCAGGCACAAGACGCCGACCAGCCCCCTCCCGCTGAACTGAATGACGGCGCGCTGCATATGGCTGTGGTGGTGGGAACGCTTGGCAGCGGCATGCTCGATACCCAGTCCGTGGTTGTCGATGCGACCTCCTACGAGGATTACGCGACCGAACTGGATGTATTCGACGATATTTCCTTTCTCGGGCTCGAACTGGCAGCCGAAGAAGCTTTCGTTCCCGAGTGGAAAACCCACATCATCGAAAGCGGTGAAACCTTTGCCCTTCTGGCCCAGAACCAGCTAGGACTCGGCTACAGTGAAGTCATGGCCCTGCTGGACAAGCTGCCCGATGCCAATATGCTGACCCGTTGGCGAGTCGGGCACAGTTTCGATTATCAGCTGGACGAACAGGGTCGCCTGCTATCCCTGCGCATGATGAAGAATACCCGTGAAGGCATATTGGTCGAGCGTGAAGAGAACCAATACGCCGTCACCGGTATCGAGCGTCAAGGCGAACCAGTCCAACGACTCTATGCCGGTAGCGTCAGCGGCAGCTTCGCTCGCTCGGCGCAAGCCACCGGGCTGAGCAGTGGCGCGGTGACGGAGCTTACGCGCCTACTGGAGAAGAAACTCGATTTTCGTCGCGATAGCCGACGCGGAGATCGCTTCCAGGTGCTGGTCGAATCCGACATGATCGAGGGAGAAACACTCGATTCGCGCGTGCTGGCCGTGGAATACATAGGCAGTCGTATGCAGTTGACAGTGGTTCGTAATTCCACCGACAACAATTTCTACACGCCGGAAGGCCATAGCCTCGACCCGTCCTTTGCGCGTCATCCCTTCGAGGGCAGCTATCGCTTGAGCTCGCACTTCAACCCCACCCGCAAGCACCCCGTCACTGGCCGCGTAAGCCCCCATAACGGCACCGATTTCGCCATGCCGATCGGCACCGCGATAACGGCACCGGCCAATGGACGAGTGGAACGCGTCGGCAACCATCACGCCGCTGGACGCTATATCGTCATCCGCCATGACAATGGCTACCGCACTCGCTACTTGCACCTCTCCAAGCCGCTGGTCAAGCGCGGCGACCGTGTCGCGATGGGAGAGCGTATCGCCCTTTCCGGCAATACCGGACGCAGCACCGGCCCGCACCTGCATTACGAAGTCATCGTCAACAATACGCCGGTCAATGCCATGAAGGTAGAACTGCCCGAGAACAGCAGCCTACGGGGAGATTCACTGGTCGCGTTCCGCACCCAGGCGGAACCGATTCTGGCGGTTCTCGAAAGTGGCGAGACTGGGCCAATCAGTGTGGCCGCCACGCAACAGGCCGAGCCGGACGACGAAGGCTAG
- the nfi gene encoding deoxyribonuclease V (cleaves DNA at apurinic or apyrimidinic sites), with protein MLESLHEWNLAPGPARALQSQLAQRLELEDRIDPVKHIAGVDIGFEDCGETTRAAVVVLRWDSATAPDLTVVEQVVHREPTRMPYIPGLLSFREIPAALGAFAKLETSPELVMVDGQGIAHPRGLGVAAHLGLWLDLPTIGVAKSRLYGKHAEVGEQRGDWTPLLAGTETIGAVLRSRAKVKPLFISPGNRITLETSLAWVTACLGKTKLPEPTRLADRLASRRDSR; from the coding sequence ATGCTCGAGTCACTGCATGAATGGAATCTGGCGCCTGGACCGGCGCGCGCACTGCAGTCGCAGTTGGCGCAGCGCCTGGAGCTCGAGGATCGAATCGACCCGGTGAAGCATATCGCCGGGGTGGATATCGGATTCGAAGACTGCGGCGAAACCACCCGGGCGGCGGTAGTGGTGCTCAGATGGGATAGCGCCACCGCACCCGACCTGACAGTGGTAGAGCAGGTGGTTCACCGCGAGCCGACACGCATGCCATACATTCCCGGGCTGCTGTCGTTTCGCGAGATTCCGGCGGCACTAGGAGCGTTTGCCAAGCTCGAAACCAGCCCCGAGTTGGTGATGGTGGATGGCCAGGGGATCGCCCATCCGCGTGGCTTGGGAGTTGCGGCTCACTTGGGGCTATGGCTCGACCTGCCGACCATCGGCGTCGCCAAGTCGCGCCTGTACGGCAAGCATGCTGAAGTGGGCGAGCAGCGTGGCGACTGGACGCCTCTTCTCGCCGGAACGGAAACTATCGGCGCCGTGTTGCGTTCACGCGCCAAGGTGAAACCGCTATTCATATCCCCCGGCAATCGCATTACCTTGGAGACTTCCTTGGCTTGGGTGACGGCATGCCTGGGCAAGACCAAACTGCCCGAGCCGACTCGGCTGGCGGACAGGCTGGCTTCCCGCCGCGACTCGCGTTGA
- a CDS encoding PRC-barrel domain containing protein: MDIMRKTTLTLAIAALAGGYTLSSHATDSVRGSHEPQGLYSADDLMDADVYYADAAVGDDEIGEVDDILLDDDMKVSALVIESDDILGLGGREIVVEAQYFRLETQTEDDGDTEHRILIDATAEEMEGFPTYDRDWWEQTKQNASEAWNSTQQGAESAWQNTREALRND; the protein is encoded by the coding sequence ATGGATATCATGCGTAAGACAACGTTGACGCTGGCTATCGCCGCCCTTGCCGGTGGCTATACCCTGAGCAGCCATGCGACCGATTCCGTTCGAGGTTCTCATGAGCCGCAAGGACTCTATTCGGCTGACGATCTGATGGATGCCGACGTTTATTATGCCGATGCCGCCGTCGGCGATGACGAAATCGGCGAAGTGGACGATATTCTACTCGATGACGACATGAAGGTGAGCGCTCTGGTGATCGAGAGCGACGACATCCTGGGGCTGGGTGGCCGCGAGATCGTGGTCGAGGCCCAATATTTCCGGCTGGAAACCCAAACCGAAGATGACGGAGATACCGAGCATCGTATTCTCATCGATGCCACCGCCGAAGAGATGGAAGGCTTCCCCACTTACGATCGCGACTGGTGGGAACAAACCAAGCAGAATGCCAGCGAAGCGTGGAACTCAACGCAGCAAGGCGCCGAAAGCGCTTGGCAGAACACCCGCGAAGCCCTGCGCAACGACTGA
- a CDS encoding murein L,D-transpeptidase catalytic domain family protein: MAYRAKTTFSRWFLPLSLFALSSHASTFISHVDTTQAFSHYSLDELTSQAALSTPASWSSLPPLNDRLTRLAPRANPEVLRLAASAISCAAPDAERLAVIDYSLPSSEPRLWVFDLQRQQLLFKELVSHGRGSGDAQAISFSNTPDSHQSSLGLFRTMNSYYGRNGYSLRLEGLEAKVNDLAYDRAIVIHGANYVSDDFIRQTGRLGRSLGCPAVREEVAYPLIDSLKDSQYVFAYYPDQEWLESSAFLDCPANTQLVQR, from the coding sequence ATGGCTTACCGAGCAAAAACCACATTCTCGCGTTGGTTCCTGCCCCTTTCACTTTTCGCTTTATCCAGCCACGCTTCCACGTTCATTAGTCATGTTGACACTACACAAGCATTTTCTCACTATTCCTTGGATGAGTTAACCAGCCAAGCGGCCCTATCCACTCCAGCCTCCTGGTCCTCTCTGCCACCCTTGAATGATCGATTGACCCGCCTGGCGCCTCGCGCCAACCCGGAGGTGCTCCGCCTGGCCGCCAGCGCCATTTCCTGCGCCGCTCCGGATGCCGAACGCCTGGCGGTGATCGACTACTCCCTTCCCTCGAGCGAGCCACGTCTGTGGGTCTTTGATCTGCAACGTCAGCAGCTACTGTTTAAAGAACTGGTTTCCCATGGGCGCGGCTCAGGCGACGCACAAGCCATCAGCTTTTCCAATACACCGGACAGTCACCAGTCCAGCCTGGGACTGTTTCGCACGATGAATAGCTATTACGGGCGCAACGGCTATTCCCTGCGGCTGGAAGGGCTCGAAGCCAAGGTCAACGACCTGGCTTACGATCGTGCCATCGTCATTCATGGTGCCAATTACGTCAGCGATGATTTCATCCGCCAAACCGGACGCCTGGGTCGCAGCCTCGGCTGTCCCGCCGTTCGCGAAGAGGTCGCTTACCCTCTGATCGACAGCCTCAAGGATAGTCAGTATGTCTTTGCCTACTATCCGGATCAGGAATGGCTGGAAAGCTCGGCCTTTCTTGACTGTCCCGCCAATACACAGTTGGTTCAGCGTTAA
- a CDS encoding L,D-transpeptidase family protein — protein MKGIISKSRWTLGLTLCVLLTQDLAAAPATTVEQTTQGDSFQQTVSRKLSALEETRLPVTQFYRLRDGRPAWQEETAVIALADALERLEEDGLEPSDYRASQLLQDYRHAQERSSETQAEFDITTTRHFLLALEHLGRGKVDPSKLEPQWGSKTPERNYALAAVIQRVDSGEIEAALELARPDHAYYRQLRDGLNRYRQLASQGSLPLLPQRDEALRPGDTHDDVTLLRRRLESVGAFEMMAADGSAYPQVQLQFTGEPRNYDSELERAVKEFQRRHLLQADGVVGEKTRAALNTSLSSRVEQLRVNLERARWIRPDRDNAPHVWVDIAGYRLRYVRPGGEEWNGRVVVGKPRRETPVIHSAITHLTLNPTWTIPPTILREDVLPQVRRDIGYLARENLQVLSSSGEVLDPESINWESPGGIMLRQRAGAHNPLGELVVRFPNDQIIYLHDTPAQGLFRRDQRALSSGCVRVEGVKEFAQLLLEDSGSTRRLEAMLGRGTNRQVDLPREIPVALYYMTAWPDDLGEMEFRPDIYRRDDAVLSALRRPVSLG, from the coding sequence ATGAAAGGGATTATCTCGAAAAGCCGATGGACGCTAGGGCTAACGCTGTGCGTTCTTTTGACGCAGGACCTTGCAGCGGCACCGGCGACAACAGTGGAGCAGACAACTCAAGGCGATAGTTTCCAGCAGACGGTGTCGCGCAAGCTATCCGCTCTGGAAGAAACCCGGCTACCGGTGACGCAATTCTACCGCTTGCGAGATGGCCGTCCGGCCTGGCAGGAGGAAACCGCCGTGATTGCCTTGGCGGATGCGCTTGAGCGGCTGGAAGAAGACGGTTTGGAGCCGTCGGATTATCGGGCATCGCAACTATTGCAGGATTATCGCCATGCTCAGGAGCGAAGTAGCGAGACCCAGGCGGAATTCGACATCACCACAACCCGCCATTTTCTGTTGGCGCTCGAGCATCTGGGGCGGGGGAAGGTCGATCCCAGCAAGCTGGAGCCGCAATGGGGCAGCAAGACCCCCGAACGCAATTATGCTCTGGCGGCCGTGATACAACGGGTAGACTCGGGTGAGATCGAGGCTGCGCTGGAGCTGGCCCGTCCGGATCATGCCTATTATCGGCAATTGCGTGACGGCCTGAATCGGTATCGCCAGCTGGCGAGTCAGGGGAGTTTGCCGCTTTTGCCTCAGCGCGACGAGGCGTTGCGTCCTGGCGATACCCACGACGATGTGACTCTGTTGCGGCGGCGCCTGGAATCGGTCGGTGCATTCGAAATGATGGCAGCGGATGGCAGCGCCTATCCACAGGTCCAGTTGCAGTTTACCGGCGAGCCTCGCAACTACGACAGCGAGCTGGAGCGGGCGGTTAAGGAATTTCAGCGACGTCATCTATTGCAGGCCGACGGTGTGGTGGGAGAAAAGACGCGAGCTGCCCTGAATACCTCGCTCTCCTCACGTGTCGAGCAGTTGCGGGTAAATCTGGAGCGGGCTCGCTGGATACGTCCCGATCGGGATAACGCTCCTCATGTCTGGGTGGATATCGCCGGTTATCGCTTACGTTACGTTCGCCCCGGCGGCGAGGAGTGGAATGGCCGGGTCGTGGTGGGAAAGCCCCGCCGAGAGACGCCTGTGATCCATTCGGCGATTACCCATCTTACTCTCAACCCCACCTGGACGATTCCGCCGACAATCCTGCGCGAGGATGTGCTGCCCCAGGTGCGTCGGGATATCGGTTACCTTGCAAGGGAGAACCTGCAGGTGCTCAGTTCCTCGGGTGAAGTGCTCGACCCCGAGTCGATCAATTGGGAGTCGCCGGGAGGCATCATGTTACGCCAGCGGGCGGGTGCGCATAATCCTCTGGGCGAGTTGGTGGTTCGGTTCCCCAATGACCAGATCATTTACTTGCACGATACGCCGGCTCAAGGGTTGTTTCGTCGCGACCAGCGGGCCTTGAGTTCGGGCTGTGTGCGAGTCGAGGGAGTCAAGGAGTTCGCCCAGCTGCTGCTCGAGGACAGCGGCAGTACGCGGCGGCTGGAGGCCATGCTGGGAAGGGGAACCAATCGTCAGGTCGACTTGCCTCGCGAGATACCGGTAGCCCTGTACTACATGACCGCCTGGCCCGATGACCTGGGCGAAATGGAGTTCCGACCCGATATCTACCGGCGCGATGACGCAGTCCTGTCGGCGCTGCGTCGGCCGGTATCGTTGGGCTGA
- a CDS encoding LysR family transcriptional regulator translates to MSRVTLAQWQMLAAVVDHGGFARAAEAVHKSPSTLNHAVHKLEEQLGVQVLEPIGRQVRLTEPGEMLLRRARQLIESAASLEDVATRLAAGLEAEVVVAIDQIFPAAAQAQALERFSSTYPQVRVQLYESVLNGGVEMLHDGRADLVVSGIEAQGFLGEPLVMVRFVAVAHPHHPLHRLGRALDLRDLTQHRQLVVRDTALHKPMNAGWLKAEQRWTVSHLDTSMDMLKRGLGFAWMPETRIAAALEEGELKPLALAAGGVREVPMQLIFRDRDRAGAATHAMAEALKQAVRECAGQDSI, encoded by the coding sequence ATGTCTCGGGTAACCCTGGCCCAGTGGCAGATGTTGGCTGCTGTGGTCGACCACGGAGGGTTTGCGCGCGCTGCCGAAGCCGTGCATAAAAGTCCCTCCACCTTGAACCATGCGGTTCACAAGCTGGAAGAGCAACTTGGTGTCCAGGTTCTGGAACCCATCGGGCGGCAGGTGCGCCTGACCGAGCCGGGTGAAATGCTGTTACGCCGCGCGCGGCAATTGATCGAAAGTGCCGCATCCCTTGAAGATGTGGCGACCCGCCTGGCGGCCGGGCTCGAAGCCGAGGTAGTCGTGGCCATCGACCAGATATTCCCCGCTGCCGCCCAGGCTCAGGCGCTCGAGCGTTTTTCTTCTACCTACCCCCAGGTCCGCGTGCAACTCTATGAAAGTGTTCTCAACGGCGGTGTGGAGATGCTCCACGACGGCCGGGCGGATCTGGTGGTATCGGGTATCGAGGCGCAAGGATTTCTAGGCGAACCCTTGGTCATGGTCCGCTTCGTGGCCGTCGCTCACCCGCACCACCCCTTGCACCGCTTGGGCCGAGCGCTGGATCTGCGCGATCTTACGCAGCATCGCCAGCTCGTGGTTCGCGACACGGCATTGCACAAACCGATGAATGCGGGATGGCTAAAAGCCGAGCAGCGCTGGACGGTCAGCCATCTGGATACATCCATGGATATGCTCAAGCGGGGGTTGGGCTTTGCCTGGATGCCCGAAACCCGGATCGCCGCCGCTCTGGAAGAAGGAGAGCTGAAACCCTTGGCTCTGGCAGCGGGTGGTGTGCGTGAAGTGCCGATGCAGCTTATCTTTCGCGACCGAGACCGGGCCGGAGCTGCCACCCATGCCATGGCCGAGGCATTGAAGCAGGCGGTACGCGAATGTGCCGGGCAAGATTCGATTTGA
- a CDS encoding CsbD family protein, with amino-acid sequence MNWDQVEGKWTELKGKARSSWAELTDDDLDQIGGKREQLVGKLQHKYGLQREEADKQADDWARDL; translated from the coding sequence ATGAACTGGGATCAAGTTGAAGGTAAATGGACAGAACTCAAAGGCAAGGCACGCTCCAGTTGGGCCGAACTTACCGATGACGATCTGGATCAGATCGGCGGCAAGCGGGAGCAATTGGTCGGCAAGCTTCAACACAAGTATGGATTGCAGCGTGAGGAAGCCGATAAGCAAGCGGATGATTGGGCAAGAGACCTGTGA
- a CDS encoding glutathione S-transferase family protein produces the protein MGLLIEGKWHDQWYDTEKHGGEFVRESAQLRDWVGNEQSVSDAPAGAEPAAVLPAEAGRYHLYVSLACPWAHRTLIMRKLKGLEPLIGVSHVSPLMLGDGWTYHEDEGSSGDPLYGVEFHHQLYTMTDPDYTGRVTVPVLWDKQEKRIVNNESADLLRIFNHAFDTLNGNTLDFYPSDLREEIDTVNADVYEHINNGVYKSGFATHQDVYEKHVQALFDALERVEERLGRQRYLAGEWLTEADIRLFTTLIRFDAVYHGHFKCNLKRIEDYPNMSNYLRELYQWPGVAETVDLDHIKRHYYYSHDTINPTRIVPAGPLLGLERPHDRERLPGQGVRDASR, from the coding sequence ATGGGACTGCTAATCGAAGGCAAGTGGCACGATCAGTGGTACGACACCGAAAAACATGGCGGTGAGTTCGTTCGCGAATCCGCTCAATTGCGCGATTGGGTGGGTAATGAGCAGAGCGTCAGCGATGCTCCTGCCGGAGCGGAGCCAGCAGCGGTGCTCCCGGCCGAAGCCGGGCGGTATCATCTTTATGTCTCACTAGCCTGTCCCTGGGCACATCGCACATTGATCATGCGTAAACTCAAGGGACTCGAGCCGCTGATCGGAGTATCGCATGTCAGTCCGTTGATGCTGGGCGATGGCTGGACCTACCACGAAGACGAAGGTTCCAGCGGCGACCCTCTCTACGGCGTGGAATTTCATCATCAGCTTTATACCATGACGGACCCAGACTATACCGGTCGCGTTACCGTGCCGGTGTTGTGGGATAAGCAGGAAAAGCGAATCGTCAACAATGAATCGGCCGACCTGCTGCGTATCTTCAATCATGCCTTTGATACGCTTAACGGCAACACTCTGGATTTCTATCCTTCTGATCTGCGCGAAGAGATCGACACGGTGAATGCCGATGTCTATGAGCACATCAATAACGGCGTCTATAAATCGGGGTTTGCCACTCATCAGGATGTTTATGAAAAGCACGTGCAAGCGCTATTCGATGCCCTTGAGCGAGTCGAAGAGCGCCTGGGTCGTCAGCGCTATCTGGCGGGCGAATGGCTGACCGAGGCGGATATTCGCCTGTTTACCACCCTGATTCGCTTCGATGCGGTATATCACGGCCACTTCAAGTGCAATCTCAAACGCATCGAAGATTATCCCAACATGTCTAATTATCTGCGCGAACTTTATCAATGGCCAGGGGTGGCGGAAACCGTCGATCTCGATCACATCAAGCGCCACTATTATTACAGTCACGATACCATCAACCCGACGCGCATCGTGCCGGCAGGACCGCTGCTGGGATTGGAGCGCCCTCATGACCGGGAACGCTTGCCGGGTCAGGGGGTTCGGGACGCAAGCCGATAA